A region of Pseudomonadota bacterium DNA encodes the following proteins:
- a CDS encoding DNA polymerase III subunit delta', protein MSFNEVIGQQQAVTQLAAMAKSENVPAALLLTGMEGVGKCFTAFQLVQVVNCRQAPPGDACG, encoded by the coding sequence TGTCGTTTAACGAAGTAATCGGCCAGCAGCAGGCAGTTACCCAACTTGCGGCCATGGCTAAGTCAGAGAATGTTCCGGCAGCGCTGTTGTTGACCGGCATGGAAGGGGTTGGCAAATGTTTTACCGCTTTTCAACTGGTGCAGGTGGTTAACTGTCGTCAGGCTCCCCCCGGTGATGCCTGCGGTG